The region AGAGGAAGTCGCCCACGGAGCGGGCGACGCCCGCGTGCTGCTCCCCCATCGCCATCAGGTTCACGTCGTTGTCGACCATCACCGGACAGCCCAGTTCCTGGCTGAGCGCCTCCCGTACGGGGAAGCCGTCCCAGCCGGGCATGATCGGCGGGGCGACCGGTACGCCCTCGGGGAAACGGACCGGGCCCGGGACGCCGATGCCGGCGCCGTCGAACCCCTCCGCGAGCCCGGACGCCTTCAACTTGGCGGCCATGGACAGGACTTGCTCGAAGACCGCGACCGGGCCCTCGCGTACGTCCATGGGCTGGTTGAGGTGTCCCAGTACCTCCAGTTCGGCGTTGGTGACCGCGATGTCGATCGAGGTCGCGCCGATGTCGACGCCGAGGAAGCGCAGGGCGGGGGCGAGCCGGATGTTGTGGGAGCGGCGGCCACCTCGGGAGGCGGCGAGTCCGTCGGCCACGATCAGGCCCGTCTCCAGGAGGCGGTCCACCTCCACGGCCAGCTTGGACCGTGACAGGTCGACCTGATCCCCGAGCTGGGCCCGGGAGTTGGGCCCACCGTCACGCAGCAGCCGTAGCAGTCGGGCCTGGTGGGAGTTCGCGGGTCGTGCAGTCATACGTCTCACAAGCCCCTCCCAGCCTGGTCAGGCACCAACCTGCCACGATTTCCGGCCACTTCGCCGGGCTTTCGAGTGGAACGTAGCAGCGACTGCCGGGGCTGGGAAGAAGTTGAGCACAGATTGAGGCTGACTTCTTCCATTGAGAGGACAAAGAAGGGGGCGTCGCGAGTACCCGTGGAACGACTTCCGGAGCCGGAGCCGGAACTGTCACGGGCAGCGGACGACCTGCCCGGCGTACGAGAGGTTGCCGCCGAAGCCGAACAGGAGGACGGGGTCGCCGGTGGAGATCTCGCCGCGCTCGACCAGTTTGGAGAAGGCCAGCGGGATGCTGGCGGCCGAGGTGTTGCCGGACTCGACGACATCGCGGGCCACGACGGCGTTCACCGCGCCGATCTTCGCCGCCAGCGGCTCGATGATGCGCAGGTTGGCCTGGTGCAGGACGACGGCTGCGAGGTCCTCGGGGGCGAGACCGGCGCGCTCACAGGCCTGGCGGGCGATGCGCGGCAGCTGGGTGGTGGCCCAGCGGTAGACGCTCTGCCCCTCCTGTGCGAACACGGG is a window of Streptomyces sp. B21-083 DNA encoding:
- a CDS encoding ROK family transcriptional regulator, which gives rise to MTARPANSHQARLLRLLRDGGPNSRAQLGDQVDLSRSKLAVEVDRLLETGLIVADGLAASRGGRRSHNIRLAPALRFLGVDIGATSIDIAVTNAELEVLGHLNQPMDVREGPVAVFEQVLSMAAKLKASGLAEGFDGAGIGVPGPVRFPEGVPVAPPIMPGWDGFPVREALSQELGCPVMVDNDVNLMAMGEQHAGVARSVGDFLCVKIGTGIGCGIVVGGEVHRGVTGSAGDIGHIQAVPDGRPCACGNRGCLEAHFSGAALARDAKEAAQQGLSVELAARWEASGTLSAVDVAAAAAAGDATSLDLIREGGNRTGQVIAGLVSFFNPGLVVIGGGVTGLGHTLLAAIRTQVYRQSLPLATGNLPIVLGELGPTAGVIGAARLISDHLFSPA